The proteins below are encoded in one region of Drosophila santomea strain STO CAGO 1482 chromosome 3R, Prin_Dsan_1.1, whole genome shotgun sequence:
- the LOC120452015 gene encoding cecropin-A2-like, with protein sequence MNFHKIFVFVALILAIAIGQSEAGWLKKIGKKIERVGQHTRDATIQGLGVAQQAANVAATARG encoded by the exons ATGAACTTCCACAAGATCTTCGTTTTTGTCGCCCTCATTCTGGCCATCGCCATTGGACAATCGGAAGCTGGCTGGCTGAAGAAAATTGGCAAGAAAATC GAACGCGTTGGTCAGCACACTCGGGATGCCACAATCCAGGGACTGGGAGTCGCTCAACAGGCCGCCAATGTTGCAGCCACAGCTCGAGGTTGA
- the LOC120452019 gene encoding andropin has product MKYFSILVVLGLILAISVGQSDAIFVDVLDNVESALHNAAKAGFKLIRPIEKMILPR; this is encoded by the exons ATGAAATACTTTTCGATCCTTGTCGTCCTGGGCCTCATTTTGGCCATCAGCGTGGGTCAATCGGATGCTATCTTTGTAGATGTCCTTGACAACGTG GAAAGTGCTCTTCACAACGCTGCTAAAGCGggctttaaattaataagGCCCATAGAAAAAATGATTTTGCCGAGATAA
- the LOC120452014 gene encoding 40S ribosomal protein S7: MAIGSKIIKPGGSDPDDFEKSIAQALVELEANSDLKPYLRDLHITRAREIEFGSKKAVIIYVPIPQQKVFQKIQIILVRELEKKFSGKHVVVIGERKILPKPTRKARNPLKQKRPRSRTLTAVYDAILEDLVFPAEIVGKRIRVKLDGSQLVKVHLDKNQQTTIEHKVDTFTSVYKKLTGRDVTFEFPDNYLNV; this comes from the exons ATGGCTATCGGCTCCAAGATTATCAAGCCCGGCGGCTCGGATCCCGATGACTTCGAGAAGTCCATTGCCCAGGCGCTGGTGGAACTCGAGGCCAACAGCGACCTGAAGCCCTACCTGCGCGATCTGCACATCACCCGTGCCCGCGAGATCGAGTTCGGCAGCAAGAAG GCCGTCATCATCTACGTGCCCATTCCACAGCAGAAGGTGTTCCAGAAGATCCAGATCATCCTGGTCCGCGAGCTGGAGAAGAAGTTCTCGGGCAAGCATGTCGTCGTGATTGGGGAGCGCAAGATTCTGCCCAAGCCCACGCGCAAGGCCCGCAATCCTCTCAAGCAGAAGCGTCCACGCTCCAGGACTCTGACCGCTGTGTACGATGCCATCCTCGAGGATCTCGTCTTCCCCGCCGAGATCGTGGGCAAGCGCATCCGCGTCAAGCTGGACGGCTCCCAGCTGGTCAAGGTGCACCTGGACAAGAACCAGCAGACCACCATTGAACACAAA GTCGACACCTTCACCTCGGTCTACAAGAAGCTGACTGGTCGCGATGTTACCTTCGAATTCCCCGACAACTACCTGAATGTCTAG